From Drosophila yakuba strain Tai18E2 chromosome 2L, Prin_Dyak_Tai18E2_2.1, whole genome shotgun sequence, one genomic window encodes:
- the LOC6527673 gene encoding transmembrane protein 222 isoform X1 — translation MSTNPRPQRQQSEDVQISMGGSGGGAGDGVPDRLPPISEKDQRFPYCIVWTPIPVLTWLLPMIGHMGICTSSGVIRDFAGAYFVSEDNMAFGRPTRYLRLHPKYVEGGSYAWDEAVSKASVLYGTRIHNIFCDNCHSHVATALINMRYNNSTGWNMIILSMWLFVCGRYVGIGGFIKTWLPFAILLSICIILGIYF, via the coding sequence ATGTCGACAAACCCAAGACCGCAGCGGCAACAGTCGGAGGACGTTCAGATCTCGATGGGCGGTTCCGGAGGAGGAGCCGGCGATGGCGTGCCAGACAGACTGCCGCCTATCAGCGAAAAGGACCAGCGCTTCCCCTACTGCATCGTTTGGACGCCCATTCCGGTGCTCACCTGGCTGTTGCCCATGATCGGTCATATGGGCATTTGCACTTCGTCCGGGGTGATTCGTGACTTTGCGGGTGCCTACTTCGTATCGGAGGACAACATGGCGTTTGGACGACCCACGCGATACTTGAGGTTACATCCCAAGTACGTGGAGGGCGGCAGTTACGCCTGGGACGAGGCGGTCTCCAAAGCATCCGTGCTCTATGGCACCCGCATTCACAACATCTTCTGCGATAACTGCCACTCGCATGTGGCCACGGCACTTATCAACATGCgctacaacaacagcaccgGATGGAACATGATTATCCTTAGCATGTGGCTGTTTGTCTGCGGACGCTACGTTGGAATAGGGGGCTTTATCAAGACCTGGCTGCCGTTTGCCATTCTTCTGTCCATCTGCATTATTTTGGGCATCTATTTCTAA
- the LOC6527672 gene encoding RNA polymerase II transcriptional coactivator gives MPKNKKHDSGSDSDSGPDDRNKPASKKAKESAAPKSARRDSGGDNATTWTLEGLRQVRINEFRGRKMVDIREFYEKGGETLPGKKGISLSVKQWKKLLEVAEEVTRAVEN, from the exons ATGCCCAAAAACAAGAAGCACGATTCCGGCTCAGACAGCGATAGCGGCCCAGATGAT CGAAACAAGCCGGCAAGCAAGAAGGCTAAGGAATCGGCAGCTCCAAAGTCAGCTCGCCGAGATTCGGGCGGAGATAACGCCACCACTTGGACCCTGGAAGGGCTTCGCCAGGTGCGAATCAATGAGTTCCGCGGCCGCAAAATGGTGGACATTCGAGAGTTCTACGAAAAAGGCGGCGAAACTCTGCCCGGCAAGAAGGGCATCTCCCTATCTGTAAAGCAGTGGAAGAAACTGCTCGAAGTGGCTGAAGAAGTCACCCGTGCCGTCGAGAATTAA
- the LOC6527674 gene encoding cytidine deaminase, whose product MTQVFINGARDDLNVREFQSLDPSIQELILAATEARKQAYCPYSNFAVGAALRTSDGTIYSGCNIENGAYATCICAERTAAVKAISEGKRDFVACAVVAQQDNGFTTPCGVCRQFLSEFVNGKDIPLYAAKPTNLPLRVLCTSVLQLLPNGFSFTNGK is encoded by the exons ATGACACAGGTGTTTATCAATGGTGCCAGAGACGATCTCAATGTACGGGAGTTCCAGAGCCTGG ATCCTTCGATTCAGGAGCTCATCCTGGCGGCCACGGAAGCCAGGAAACAGGCTTATTGTCCGTACAGTAACTTTGCCGTAGGCGCTGCCCTGAGGACCAGCGATGGAACCATATATTCCGGTTGCAACATTGAAAACGGGGCGTATGCCACCTGCATTTGTGCGGAGCGCACTGCAGCCGTCAAGGCCATCAG TGAAGGCAAACGCGACTTTGTGGCTTGTGCAGTGGTGGCACAGCAGGATAATGGATTTACCACGCCCTGTGGCGTCTGCCGGCAGTTCCTCTCGGAGTTCGTCAACGGCAAGGACATCCCCCTGTACGCCGCCAAGCCGACCAATCTTCCATTAAGGGTGCTCTGCACCAGCGTTCTTCAACTGCTGCCCAACGGCTTCAGCTTCACGAAcggaaaatag
- the LOC6527678 gene encoding sorting nexin-32 isoform X2, with protein sequence MMDGTDDSNLLNSPSTNNGATLEIASPTNPLANPPATGGAPASSGATNGSGSATSPDSSSSAPATPAVLGENALHVEISDALSEKEKVKFTVHTRTTLPGFSKKDNNVVRQHEEFVWLHDRIEENDDYAGYIIPPCPPRPDFDASREKLQRLGEGEGNMTKEEFKKMKSELEAEYLATFKKTVAMHEVFLRRLASHPVFRVDQHLKVFLEYDQDLCAKPRKKMAIFGGFVKSLGKTTDEILLSATVRDVNDFFENELQFLTEYHGHLREAALRTEKMTQRHKDVGDSHQKISNALTQLSTTEKGNMETFVAKTAEIFERIKNLETRVASDQDLKLGDTLRYYQRDSDAAKALLIRRLRCLAAYETANRNLEKARSKNKDVHAAETAQAEACEKFESMSACGKEELIGFRNRRVAAFKKSLVELSELEIKHAKTQYEYMRQSLLALKEIA encoded by the exons ATGATG GACGGCACGGATGACTCAAATCTGCTAAACAGTCCCTCCACCAACAATGGAGCCACATTGGAAATCGCCTCGCCCACGAATCCACTTGCCAATCCACCAGCAACAGGCGGTGCACCCGCATCAAGTGGAGCTACAAATGGCAGCGGATCCGCCACATCGCCGGATAGCTCCTCTTCAGCCCCGGCCACGCCGGCAGTTCTAGGCGAAAACGCCCTCCACGTGGAGATCTCCGATGCTCTCAGCGAAAAGGAGAAGGTGAAATTCACCGTGCACACCCGCACCACACTACCGGGATTCTCGAAAAAGGACAATAACGTAGTGCGCCAGCACGAAGAATTCGTCTGGCTGCACGACCGAATTGAGGAGAATGACGACTATGCTGGCTACATT ATTCCGCCCTGTCCACCTCGTCCGGATTTTGATGCCTCCCGGGAGAAGCTACAGCGCCTTGGCGAAGGCGAGGGCAACATGACCAAAGAGGAGTTCAAAAAGATGAAGTCAGAGCTGGAGGC TGAGTACCTGGCCACCTTCAAAAAGACGGTGGCCATGCACGAGGTGTTCCTGCGCCGCCTTGCTAGTCATCCCGTCTTTCGCGTTGATCAACACCTGAAGGTTTTCCTCGAATACGACCAGGATCTGTGCGCTAAGCCACGCAAGAAGATGGCCATTTTTGGAGGCTTTGTCAAGTCCTTGGGCAAGACCACAGACGAGATCTTGTTAAGCGCCACTGTTCGGGATGTGAATGACTTCTTTGAGAACGAACTGCAGTTCCTTACCGAGTACCACGGACACTTGCGCGAGGCCGCACTCAGGACGGAGAAAATGACGCAACGCCACAAGGATGTCGGCGACTCGCATCAGAAGATTTCTAATGCGTTGACGCAACTCTCGACTACGGAAAAGGGCAATATGGAGACGTTTGTGGCCAAGACAGCGGAGATATTCGAAAGGATCAAG AATCTGGAAACCCGAGTGGCCAGCGATCAAGATCTGAAGCTGGGCGACACTTTGCGCTACTATCAGCGGGACAGCGACGCTGCCAAAGCTCTTCTAATCCGACGACTGCGGTGTTTGGCCGCTTATGAGACGGCCAATAGAAACCTGGAGAAGGCTCGCTCGAAAAACAAGGATGTTCATGCG GCTGAGACTGCCCAGGCGGAGGCCTGTGAAAAGTTCGAATCTATGTCTGCATGTGGAAAAGAGGAGCTGATCGGTTTCCGCAACCGACGGGTAGCTGCTTTTAAGAAGAG CCTCGTCGAACTCTCAGAACTGGAGATCAAGCATGCCAAGACCCAGTATGAATATATGCGCCAATCGCTGCTAGCGCTCAAAGAGATTGCCTGA
- the LOC6527673 gene encoding transmembrane protein 222 isoform X2 translates to MGGSGGGAGDGVPDRLPPISEKDQRFPYCIVWTPIPVLTWLLPMIGHMGICTSSGVIRDFAGAYFVSEDNMAFGRPTRYLRLHPKYVEGGSYAWDEAVSKASVLYGTRIHNIFCDNCHSHVATALINMRYNNSTGWNMIILSMWLFVCGRYVGIGGFIKTWLPFAILLSICIILGIYF, encoded by the coding sequence ATGGGCGGTTCCGGAGGAGGAGCCGGCGATGGCGTGCCAGACAGACTGCCGCCTATCAGCGAAAAGGACCAGCGCTTCCCCTACTGCATCGTTTGGACGCCCATTCCGGTGCTCACCTGGCTGTTGCCCATGATCGGTCATATGGGCATTTGCACTTCGTCCGGGGTGATTCGTGACTTTGCGGGTGCCTACTTCGTATCGGAGGACAACATGGCGTTTGGACGACCCACGCGATACTTGAGGTTACATCCCAAGTACGTGGAGGGCGGCAGTTACGCCTGGGACGAGGCGGTCTCCAAAGCATCCGTGCTCTATGGCACCCGCATTCACAACATCTTCTGCGATAACTGCCACTCGCATGTGGCCACGGCACTTATCAACATGCgctacaacaacagcaccgGATGGAACATGATTATCCTTAGCATGTGGCTGTTTGTCTGCGGACGCTACGTTGGAATAGGGGGCTTTATCAAGACCTGGCTGCCGTTTGCCATTCTTCTGTCCATCTGCATTATTTTGGGCATCTATTTCTAA
- the LOC6527678 gene encoding sorting nexin-32 isoform X1, translating to MMDGTDDSNLLNSPSTNNGATLEIASPTNPLANPPATGGAPASSGATNGSGSATSPDSSSSAPATPAVLGENALHVEISDALSEKEKVKFTVHTRTTLPGFSKKDNNVVRQHEEFVWLHDRIEENDDYAGYIIPPCPPRPDFDASREKLQRLGEGEGNMTKEEFKKMKSELEAEYLATFKKTVAMHEVFLRRLASHPVFRVDQHLKVFLEYDQDLCAKPRKKMAIFGGFVKSLGKTTDEILLSATVRDVNDFFENELQFLTEYHGHLREAALRTEKMTQRHKDVGDSHQKISNALTQLSTTEKGNMETFVAKTAEIFERIKNLETRVASDQDLKLGDTLRYYQRDSDAAKALLIRRLRCLAAYETANRNLEKARSKNKDVHAPLEVQEAETAQAEACEKFESMSACGKEELIGFRNRRVAAFKKSLVELSELEIKHAKTQYEYMRQSLLALKEIA from the exons ATGATG GACGGCACGGATGACTCAAATCTGCTAAACAGTCCCTCCACCAACAATGGAGCCACATTGGAAATCGCCTCGCCCACGAATCCACTTGCCAATCCACCAGCAACAGGCGGTGCACCCGCATCAAGTGGAGCTACAAATGGCAGCGGATCCGCCACATCGCCGGATAGCTCCTCTTCAGCCCCGGCCACGCCGGCAGTTCTAGGCGAAAACGCCCTCCACGTGGAGATCTCCGATGCTCTCAGCGAAAAGGAGAAGGTGAAATTCACCGTGCACACCCGCACCACACTACCGGGATTCTCGAAAAAGGACAATAACGTAGTGCGCCAGCACGAAGAATTCGTCTGGCTGCACGACCGAATTGAGGAGAATGACGACTATGCTGGCTACATT ATTCCGCCCTGTCCACCTCGTCCGGATTTTGATGCCTCCCGGGAGAAGCTACAGCGCCTTGGCGAAGGCGAGGGCAACATGACCAAAGAGGAGTTCAAAAAGATGAAGTCAGAGCTGGAGGC TGAGTACCTGGCCACCTTCAAAAAGACGGTGGCCATGCACGAGGTGTTCCTGCGCCGCCTTGCTAGTCATCCCGTCTTTCGCGTTGATCAACACCTGAAGGTTTTCCTCGAATACGACCAGGATCTGTGCGCTAAGCCACGCAAGAAGATGGCCATTTTTGGAGGCTTTGTCAAGTCCTTGGGCAAGACCACAGACGAGATCTTGTTAAGCGCCACTGTTCGGGATGTGAATGACTTCTTTGAGAACGAACTGCAGTTCCTTACCGAGTACCACGGACACTTGCGCGAGGCCGCACTCAGGACGGAGAAAATGACGCAACGCCACAAGGATGTCGGCGACTCGCATCAGAAGATTTCTAATGCGTTGACGCAACTCTCGACTACGGAAAAGGGCAATATGGAGACGTTTGTGGCCAAGACAGCGGAGATATTCGAAAGGATCAAG AATCTGGAAACCCGAGTGGCCAGCGATCAAGATCTGAAGCTGGGCGACACTTTGCGCTACTATCAGCGGGACAGCGACGCTGCCAAAGCTCTTCTAATCCGACGACTGCGGTGTTTGGCCGCTTATGAGACGGCCAATAGAAACCTGGAGAAGGCTCGCTCGAAAAACAAGGATGTTCATGCG CCGTTGGAGGTGCAAGAG GCTGAGACTGCCCAGGCGGAGGCCTGTGAAAAGTTCGAATCTATGTCTGCATGTGGAAAAGAGGAGCTGATCGGTTTCCGCAACCGACGGGTAGCTGCTTTTAAGAAGAG CCTCGTCGAACTCTCAGAACTGGAGATCAAGCATGCCAAGACCCAGTATGAATATATGCGCCAATCGCTGCTAGCGCTCAAAGAGATTGCCTGA
- the LOC6527677 gene encoding uncharacterized protein LOC6527677 encodes MDEFGVFDYKRPASATDPDWRTSYYRGHRHITDLRMGNKLNAKFADKGIYVNDPLLSEKPTSECMANYVWKYADPNALRNPSLNMKTQYMKPFEEGSLRFVKRKMKPISSVSHDSFMLKELPEEQEILPVTMPTPVAATKLIIDRSQASFSKYLDPSATTYNLSYVRWCPEDLSGGVAAHDNITYWNWSEKMPIIQKVSREEDPTMCDEGNTHKCPKRRCEFQNLTKRVPHTGMVTEVRANFTDPQFRKVEFDPDVKPVLVHEEVTPFAEKSEYDIYGSGEPVIKYV; translated from the exons ATGGATGAATTTGGCGTCTTCGATTACAAGCGCCCTGCCAGCGCTACAGATCCCGATTGGAGGACGTCGTACTATCGAGGGCATCGTCACATTACTGACTTGAGGATGGGTAACAAGCTGAACGCCAAGTTCGCGGATAAGGGTATTTATGTCAATGATCCGCTGCTGTCTGAGAAGCCAACTTCTGAATGTATGGCCAACTATGTGTGGAAG TATGCTGATCCAAATGCACTTAGGAATCCCTCGCTTAACATGAAAACGCAGTACATGAAACCATTCGAGGAGGGCTCACTCCGCTTTGTAAAGCGCAAGATGAAGCCCATTTCTAGTGTCAGTCATGACTCCTTTATGCTTAAGGAGCTGCCGGAGGAACAGGAAATATTGCCCGTAACAATGCCCACTCCGGTGGCAGCTACCAAGTTAATCATCGACCGTTCGCAGGCGTCGTTCAGCAAGTACCTGGACCCCTCCGCCACCACATACAATCTTTCCTATGTGCGATGGTGTCCCGAGGACTTAAGTGGCGGAGTAGCTGCCCACGACAATATTACATACTGGAATTGGTCGGAGAAGATGCCGATCATCCAAAAAGTATCCCGCGAAGAGGATCCTACAATGTGCGACGAGGGTAATACGCATAAGTGCCCAAAGCGACGTTGTGAGTTTCAAAACCTCACCAAACGAGTGCCGCACACGGGAATGGTCACCGAGGTGCGCGCTAATTTCACAGATCCACAGTTCCGAAAGGTAGAATTTGATCCTGATGTTAAGCCCGTACTGGTGCACGAGGAAGTTACTCCGTTTGCCGAGAAAAGCGAGTACGACATCTACGGTTCGGGGGAACCAGTTATCAAGTACGTTTAG
- the LOC6527670 gene encoding tripartite motif-containing protein 45 yields the protein MSRENRSKIAFKRKTSIGNKSGQLMDYERIRGELEAVVPSPPPPPVVPPSASLGKLKIKLSSAKISLRKNSQTPQNNLQTAPLPDAVRRKSAPQLFTFSIAPKSEANSKIQLPSVPKLPGLAPKSSIRRSRTLGLSNGVQAGTSGTGLSSVEFGVQDRDSGSEPTSSLAGGGSSTSPESLLDNILSGASSVSVQSSSSSQASNATVAHPIKAKEQLHPKRLLSLKASPELRVSPPTPDTAQPQVQMLPQLLLAMSPRPEVFDAPSPLTRSPTRSPAISPPVSPSPSITLRPSTPSENPIIFTDDLKCGICMDVYTDPRTLHCLHSFCLQCLVSENFKDESIWEQDQARSEEPSNYSLRSEMGGSSAELTATVSPARQRGASFTLRRKKSMDRLVIRSKSEGKRSTSSIGTRFTGSFASEVSTRCIRCHTCTYPTDLPIGGVRQLPQNYLLVRRIEALRLQAGEDVISRVWCSLCTEEISATYHCISCTLNLCTLCKEAHERQRSTASHRMRSILELRRARKQKQQQMGLGDSSKLVLRCGIHTNFELKAFCSQCRQLACTDCLVLLHKGHRHETISRAIGHQGKLLKEATDQTRPLCQYAEHSIERLNAIARGINDRCDDIQSQVERYMQQYMEALAVHRKTLLQQISRARESKVEVVLKQQLDLEKRTQQAMDAVRFSQELCEIGADVEILSYVTILLRRLEYCQQFKPPVDPKISDSLHFLPKIRAPSTRDQRDIPLYGIITMQVVEPGLCTLEWEGFSQLRLHKKADLLLHSRDADGVSLCHGGLEINCMLKYKDSSSKFLPVEVSDNRDGTYNISFTPDAQGTLILTITINDRPIKGGPFTFQARQVRPHTGIYHCCSFCSGKGNRNVMCSCEGRMPGYSGCGHGHAGHPGRRHWSCCGNVLENSECNVANKLLNN from the exons ATGAGCAGGGAAAATCGCTCGAAAATCGCATTCAAGCGAAAAACGAGCATCGGGAACAAGAGTGGCCAGTTAATGGATTACGAACGCATCCGCGGGGAGTTGGAAGCGGTGGTCCCAAgcccacctcctcctccagttgTGCCACCTAGTGCATCCCTAGGAAAACTTAAGATTAAGTTGAGTTCTGCCAAGATTTCACTACGAAAGAACTCGCAGACTCCGCAGAATAATCTGCAAACAGCTCCCTTACCAGACGCAGTGCGTCGCAAATCAGCACCACAGCTTTTTACCTTCAGCATTGCCCCAAAGAGCGAAGCTAATTCGAAAATACAACTACCCTCAGTGCCTAAGCTACCGGGCTTAGCACCAAAGAGCTCCATCCGAAGGTCGAGGACGTTGGGTTTGTCGAATGGTGTCCAAGCAGGGACATCAGGGACAGGGTTGTCCAGTGTGGAATTCGGAGTGCAGGATAGGGACAGTGGCAGTGAGCCCACTAGCAGCTTGGCTGGAGGCGGTAGCTCTACTTCCCCGGAATCCCTACTCGATAACATACTCAGCGGGGCCTCCTCCGTTTCCGTACAAAGTAGTAGCAGCAGCCAGGCCAGCAATGCTACGGTGGCACACCCCATAAAAGCGAAGGAGCAACTGCATCCCAAAAGGCTACTCAGCCTGAAGGCTTCTCCGGAGTTGAGGGTGTCTCCCCCAACTCCAGATACTGCTCAACCACAGGTACAGATGCTACCTCAACTTTTGCTTGCAATGTCTCCAAGACCAGAGGTCTTCGATGCACCATCACCACTGACCAGGAGTCCCACCCGATCTCCCGCAATCTCACCCCCCGTTTCACCATCACCCAGCATTACTCTGAGACCCAGTACTCCTTCCGAGAACCCTATAATCTTCACAGATGATCTCAAGTGCGGCATCTGCATGGATGTTTACACTGATCCCAGGACACTGCACTGCTTGCATTCCTTTTGTCTCCAATGTCTGGTCAGCGAGAACTTCAAGGACGAATCCATATGGGAACAGGATCAAGCCCGCAGCGAGGAGCCCTCGAACTATAGTTTAAGATCGGAGATGGGTGGATCTAGTGCGGAGCTTACTGCGACAGTATCACCCGCCAGGCAGCGAGGAGCCAGTTTTACTTTGAGAAGGAAGAAGTCCATGGATCGCCTGGTGATTAGG TCTAAAAGTGAAGGAAAGCGATCGACCAGTTCCATCGGCACCCGATTCACCGGAAGCTTTGCGAGCGAGGTATCCACCCGCTGCATCCGCTGCCATACCTGCACCTATCCCACGGATCTCCCGATTGGAGGAGTTCGTCAGCTGCCACAGAACTATTTGCTGGTGAGACGCATAGAGGCCTTGCGACTACAGGCTGGGGAGGATGTGATCTCCAGGGTTTGGTGTTCCCTTTGCACAGAGGAGATCAGC GCCACTTACCACTGCATTAGCTGCACTTTAAACCTGTGCACCTTGTGCAAGGAGGCACACGAGAGGCAAAGGAGCACCGCAAGCCACCGTATGAGAAGCATCCTGGAGCTCAGACGCGCcagaaagcaaaagcaacagcagatGGGATTGGGAGACAGTAGTAAACTAGTGCTACGATGTGGAATTCATACCAACTTCGAACTAAAGGCATTCTGCAGCCAATGCCGGCAACTGGCCTGCACCGACTGTTTGGTGCTCCTCCACAAAGGTCATCGACATGAGACCATATCCCGGGCAATTGGACATCAAGGAAAACTGCTCAAAGAAGCTACAGATCAAACGCGTCCCCTCTGTCAGTATGCGGAGCACTCCATCGAAAGGTTGAATGCCATAGCGCGCGGAATCAACGACAGGTGTGATGACATCCAGAGTCAAGTGGAGCGGTATATGCAGCAGTACATGGAGGCCCTGGCAGTCCATCGCAAGACTCTGCTCCAGCAAATCAGCAGAGCCAGGGAGTCCAAAGTGGAGGTGGTTCTCAAGCAGCAACTTGATTTGG AGAAACGCACTCAGCAGGCCATGGATGCGGTAAGGTTCAGCCAAGAACTGTGCGAGATTGGTGCCGATGTGGAGATTCTAAGTTATGTGACTATACTTCTAAGGCGTTTGGAGTACTGTCAGCAATTCAAACCACCCGTGGATCCCAAG ATATCCGACTCGCTTCACTTCCTCCCAAAAATCCGCGCTCCGTCGACGAGGGACCAGCGGGATATCCCTCTCTATGGCATCATCACCATGCAGGTGGTGGAGCCTGGTTTATGCACCTTGGAATGGGAGGGATTTTCGCAGCTGCGCCTCCACAAAAAAGCAGATCTTCTGCTGCACTCTAGAGATGCGGATGGGGTTTCCCTCTGCCACGGTGGCCTGGAGATCAACTGCATGCTCAAGTACAAGGACTCGAGCTCCAAGTTCCTACCCGTGGAGGTGTCGGACAATCGGGATGGCACCTACAACATCTCCTTTACTCCGGATGCCCAGGGCACATTGATTCTTACAATCACCATTAACGACAGGCCCATCAAGGGAGGTCCTTTCACCTTTCAGGCGCGTCAGGTTCGGCCGCATACGGGCATCTACcactgctgctccttctgttCCGGAAAGGGCAACCGGAACGTCATGTGCTCGTGTGAGGGTCGCATGCCTGGATATAGTGGCTGTGGTCATGGACATGCTGGACATCCAGGGAGGCGACACTGGTCCTGCTGCGGTAATGTCCTAGAGAACTCGGAATGCAATGTTGCCAACAAACTGttaaataattga
- the LOC6527676 gene encoding cytidine deaminase: MSEKRKLLQRYMRNLNNLQDELKRKELENKMRELEMLQVKLARRQEQSGTECAGGKIKELRQKKLRKVLGKYMMTLEGFLCELARREARLNGDKGRASESENLPHPQMLEEYTVAFCAVGEDGRELLEAALSARRCAYAPYSKFKVGAAFRAKCGRIYTGCNIENVAFTPGNCAERCALAKGISEGEKKYTAGAVVAYHPDGFTTPCGVCRQFILEFVQRDIPIYIAKAPPPEQEDCIPSIQDEDEVLVTSAYHLLPYSFNSFE, from the exons ATGTCCGAAAAGCGGAAGCTCCTCCAGCGGTACATGCGCAACCTGAACAACCTCCAGGATGAGCTCAAGCGGAAAGAGCTGGAGAACAAGATGAGGGAGCTGGAAATGTTGCAGGTTAAGCTAGCTCGTCGCCAGGAGCAGTCTGGCACCGAATGCGCTGGCGGCAAGATCAAGGAATTGCGCCAGAAAAAGCTTCGAAAGGTACTGGGAAAATATATGATGACCTTGGAGGGATTCCTTTGCGAGCTAGCCCGCAGGGAGGCGCGTCTAAATGGCGACAAGGGTCGCGCTAGTGAATCCGAGAACCTGCCACATCCGCAGATGTTGGAGGAGTACACAGTAGCGTTCTGTGCTGTCG GTGAGGATGGTCGGGAGCTGTTAGAGGCGGCTCTTTCTGCCCGTCGGTGTGCCTATGCACCATACAGCAAATTCAAAGTAGGAGCAGCCTTCCGTGCAAAGTGTGGCAGGATCTACACGGGCTGCAATATCGAGAACGTGGCCTTCACTCCAGGTAATTGTGCGGAGCGTTGTGCCCTGGCCAAGGGAATAAGCGAGGGCGAGAAGAAGTACACGGCGGGTGCTGTGGTGGCCTATCACCCAGATGGCTTTACCACACCCTGTGGTGTCTGCCGGCAGTTCATACTGGAGTTCGTCCAACGAGACATTCCCATCTATATTGCCAAGGCTCCGCCGCCGGAGCAGGAGGATTGCATTCCCTCGATTCAGGACGAGGATGAAGTACTGGTCACGTCCGCATACCATCTGCTTCCTTACAGCTTTAACTCATTTgaatga
- the LOC6527671 gene encoding heterochromatin protein 1, producing the protein MGKKIDNPESSVKGSDGEEEEEYAVEKIIDRRVRKGKVEYYLKWKGYPETENTWEPENNLDCQDLIQQYEASRKDEEKSAASKKDRPSSSTKAKETPGRASTSASTASKRKSEEPTAPAGNKSKRTTEAEQDTIPVSGSTGFDRGLEAEKILGASDNNGRLTFLIQFKGVDQAEMVPSSVANQKIPQMVIHFYEERLSWYSDNED; encoded by the exons atgggcAAGAAAATCGACAACCCTGAGAGCTCGGTAAAAGGTTCCGACggtgaggaggaggaggagtacgCCGTGGAGAAGATCATCGACAGACGTGTGCGCAAGGGAAAG GTGGAGTACTATCTCAAATGGAAGGGCTACCCGGAAACTGAGAACACCTGGGAGCCGGAGAACAATCTCGACTGCCAGGACCTTATCCAGCAGTACGAGGCGAGCCGCAAGGACGAG GAAAAGTCAGCAGCCTCCAAAAAGGATcgtcccagcagcagcaccaaggCCAAGGAAACTCCGGGACGCGCCAGCACTTCGGCGTCCACAGCAAGCAAGCGAAAGTCCGAAGAACCAACAG CGCCCGCTGGCAACAAATCAAAACGTACCACAGAAGCAGAGCAGGACACCATTCCCGTTTCAGGATCTACCGGATTCGATCGCGGCCTGGAGGCCGAGAAGATCCTGGGTGCCTCCGACAATAATGGCCGCCTGACATTCCTCATCCAGTTCAAAGGCGTGGACCAGGCAGAAATGGTGCCGTCCTCTGTggccaatcaaaaaatcccGCAGATGGTAATCCACTTCTACGAGGAACGCCTATCCTGGTACTCGGATAATGAGGATTAA
- the LOC6527675 gene encoding cytidine deaminase — MTHLTKNFARPEKNEEVVTFGSLDPSVQELLTAAFQVRQRAYVPYSGFKVGAAFRAKDGGQIFSGCNVENAAFTPCSCAERTAVTKAVSEGATEFSAGAVLAYEPDVFTTPCGVCRQFIREFANEDIPIYVAQAFDARISEKKDVLQSEDPVLCTSIFNLLPSSFHTYRK; from the exons ATGACACATCTGACCAAAAATTTCGCACGTCCGGAAAAGAATGAGGAGGTTGTGACCTTCGGCAGTCTGG ATCCGTCGGTTCAAGAACTTCTGACAGCTGCTTTCCAAGTGCGTCAGCGGGCATACGTTCCATATAGTGGCTTCAAAGTGGGGGCAGCTTTTCGGGCCAAGGACGGCGGACAGATCTTCAGTGGCTGTAATGTGGAAAACGCTGCCTTTACGCCGTGCTCTTGTGCTGAGAGAACGGCCGTTACCAAAGCCGTAAGCGAGGGAGCCACCGAATTTTCCGCAGGGGCCGTTTTGGCCTACGAACCTGATGTGTTCACCACTCCTTGCGGCGTTTGTCGCCAGTTCATACGCGAGTTTGCCAACGAGGATATACCCATCTACGTGGCCCAAGCTTTCGATGCGAGGATTTCTGAAAAGAAGGATGTTTTGCAGAGCGAGGATCCCGTCCTGTGCACCTCAATCTTTAATCTGTTGCCGAGCAGCTTTCACACCTATCGAAAGTAA